From Scomber scombrus chromosome 6, fScoSco1.1, whole genome shotgun sequence, the proteins below share one genomic window:
- the LOC133982432 gene encoding fibroleukin-like — protein MRLTALCICGTLLAFLSLSWTTADTGEGFLQGDKGFGPCAATLRPAVPCRQGPDDSMCPYLFSLPPLTVHLPKQLRELEKIMKDLQKLKDNVDQLRELCADCKVSQSERACGRQGEKEYEMLIQAKNRSPWPSQSSDQKTGVKPPPSRAPKPAEVSHSPEDTEFSLSMMKTISLDSKSPNSLEADPLPHLHVLPEAFTMSPDSRITSDLRPQTASQPSSIPMTTRPNKAIRGILPSVIPSASPGSTKPNPASKGDSGLRAKILHNVGKKAPSKTTILSPSAQLIPTVSSDFKSTTPATSGPEAPAVESSTSSARELRVKIQQVPAFPYNSPKGRPSDRRPKEHLEDNQGGNKSPTLIPSEVTVARDCSDLLLLGETKSGVYQVTPEPQGRSVPVFCDMEQHGGGWTVLQNRQDGSVSFNRTWAQYRAGFGELDGEFWLGNDMINLLTRDREMMLFVELVDFEGGMGYAQYDHFRVSSERLRYKLSVRGYSGTAGDSFTYSRSYDHNNRWFTTPDRDHDRYPSGNCGAYYSSGWWFDACMAANLNGRYYTGRYKGIRDGIFWGTWHNISTEYYPTNDRQSFKSVRMMIRPKGFTP, from the exons ATGAGGTTAACAGCACTATGCATATGTGGGACCCTGCTGGCCTTCTTGAGCCTCTCTTGGACCACGGCAGACACTGGTGAAGGATTCCTCCAGGGGGATAAAGGATTTGGGCCCTGCGCTGCAACTCTGAGACCTGCGGTGCCGTGCAGACAGGGGCCGGATGACAGCATGTGCCCCTACCTATTCAGTCTGCCACCGCTGACTGTCCATTTGCCAAAGCAGCTCAGAGAGCTGGAGAAGATCATGAAGGATCTGCAGAAGCTGAAGGACAATGTGGACCAACTGAGGGAGCTGTGTGCAGACTGTAAAGTAAGCCAAAGTGAGAGAGCATGTGGGAGACAAGGAGAAAAAGAGTATGAAATGCTGATTCAGG CCAAAAACCGTAGCCCTTGGCCATCTCAAAGCTCAGACCAAAAGACTGGTGTGAAACCTCCACCGAGCCGAGCACCAAAGCCAG CTGAAGTGAGTCACTCTCCAGAGGACACAGAATTCAGTCTCAGCATGATGAAAACTATCAGTCTGGATTCAAAGAGCCCTAACAGCCTGGAAGCTGATCCCTTGCCTCACCTTCACGTTCTCCCTGAGGCCTTTACAATGAGCCCAGACAGCAGGATCACCTCTGATCTGAGGCCACAAACAGCCAGTCAACCATCATCGATCCCAATGACAACAAGACCAAACAAAGCCATCCGTGGAATCCTCCCAAGTGTTATCCCTAGTGCCAGTCCAGGATCCACAAAGCCAAACCCCGCTTCTAAAGGTGACTCCGGCTTACGAGCTAAGATACTTCACAATGTAGGAAAAAAAGCACCCAGTAAGACGACTATTCTTTCTCCCAGTGCTCAACTCATCCCCACAGTTAGCTCTGACTTCAAGTCAACAACCCCGGCCACCTCTGGCCCCGAGGCCCCAGCTGTTGAGTCCTCCACATCCAGCGCACGTGAGCTGCGTGTGAAAATCCAACAGGTGCCTGCTTTCCCCTATAACAGTCCAAAAGGAAGACCATCGGACAGGCGTCCAAAAGAGCATCTGGAGGACAACCAGGGAGGCAACAAATCCCCAACACTGATACCATCTGAAG TTACCGTGGCGAGAGACTGCTCTGACCTGCTGCTGTTGGGAGAGACTAAAAGTGGAGTCTACCAGGTGACTCCAGAACCCCAGGGCAGAAGCGTCCCGGTTTTCTGTGACATGGAGCAGCATGGCGGAGGATGGACTGTCCTGCAGAACCGGCAGGACGGCAGCGTGAGCTTCAACCGCACCTGGGCGCAATACCGAGCAGGCTTCGGTGAGCTGGACGGTGAGTTTTGGCTGGGCAACGACATGATCAACCTGCTGACCCGGGACAGGGAAATGATGTTGTTTGTGGAGCTGGTGGACTTTGAAGGAGGGATGGGGTATGCACAGTATGACCACTTCAGGGTGTCAAGTGAGCGGTTGCGGTACAAGCTGTCAGTAAGAGGTTACTCTGGCACTGCAGGTGATTCATTTACCTACAGCAGAAGTTATGATCACAACAACAGATGGTTCACCACCCCGGACAGGGACCACGACCGCTATCCATCTGGGAACTGCGGGGCCTACTACAGCTCCGGCTGGTGGTTTGATGCATGCATGGCTGCAAACCTTAACGGAAGATACTATACAGGAAGATACAAAGGGATCCGGGATGGGATTTTCTGGGGGACGTGGCACAACATATCGACAGAGTATTACCCCACCAACGACAGACAGTCCTTTAAAAGTGTCAGGATGATGATCAGACCAAAGGGCTTCACACCATGA